One region of Baekduia soli genomic DNA includes:
- a CDS encoding FHA domain-containing protein encodes MLCPSCHCQVSRGAGQCGACGRPLGTRAPALELVLADGARVALSGGLTIGRTPANTVQLADPSVSRTHARIVAANGGFTLEDAGSSHGTWLDGRRLEGGADLRAGARIRLGDAELAVEAPSDEAAAGRTIVVPLGSSVAVSAAGAVQGVAAAVPSALRPKARAGWALKRLEAGEGERRFVLRDLEGGGFVRMSAGDAGLFELLDGSRTLRELIAEAEQREGAAGPSRLARLLADLGDRGLLEGVDSGAAPEAEPRFLARLVRPRTHAFAGAGAWFARLYRGGGWLLFTAVARVLLAAIVVAGIGVFAYLIAKRYGTPFVVARKIGLGGLVFVLGRFAVVVVHEAAHALTMASFGRRIERAGIKLILLFPYAFVDTSQAWFEPRRRRIAVSAAGPVSDFTLGGIFAVVCLLLGAGTLRDIFFQLALAAYVGAFFNLNPFLDRDGYQILVDVLREPGLRRRSKEQFQRLLSGGPRRETDSPALARYAAAGVVWSVVAVGFAVVFTLRYRPVLDAVTSTALVWTALGCLWLMLFIPVVWSLARPLWHRSERLPSEVRRVKL; translated from the coding sequence GTGCTGTGCCCGAGCTGCCACTGCCAGGTCTCCCGCGGCGCGGGCCAGTGCGGCGCCTGCGGCCGACCGCTGGGCACCCGGGCCCCCGCGCTGGAGCTCGTGCTCGCCGACGGCGCGCGCGTCGCGCTGTCCGGCGGGCTGACCATCGGCCGCACGCCCGCCAACACCGTCCAGCTCGCCGACCCCAGCGTCTCCCGCACGCACGCGCGGATCGTGGCGGCCAACGGGGGCTTCACGCTGGAGGACGCGGGGTCCAGCCACGGGACATGGCTCGACGGCCGGCGCCTGGAGGGGGGCGCCGACCTGCGGGCCGGGGCGAGGATCCGCCTGGGCGACGCCGAGCTCGCCGTCGAGGCGCCGTCCGACGAGGCGGCCGCGGGCCGCACCATCGTCGTGCCGCTCGGCTCCAGCGTCGCGGTGTCGGCGGCCGGGGCGGTGCAGGGCGTCGCCGCCGCGGTGCCCTCGGCGCTGCGGCCGAAGGCCCGCGCGGGCTGGGCGCTCAAGCGGCTGGAGGCGGGGGAGGGCGAGCGGCGCTTCGTCCTGCGCGACCTTGAGGGCGGCGGGTTCGTGCGCATGAGCGCGGGCGACGCCGGGCTCTTCGAGCTGCTCGACGGCTCGCGCACGCTGCGGGAGCTCATCGCCGAGGCCGAGCAGCGGGAGGGCGCGGCCGGCCCGTCGCGGCTGGCCCGGCTGCTGGCCGACCTGGGCGACCGCGGGCTGCTGGAGGGGGTGGACTCCGGGGCGGCGCCGGAGGCCGAGCCCAGGTTCCTGGCGCGCCTCGTGCGGCCGCGGACCCACGCGTTCGCCGGGGCGGGCGCGTGGTTCGCGCGGCTGTACCGCGGCGGCGGCTGGCTCCTGTTCACCGCGGTGGCGCGCGTGCTGCTGGCCGCGATCGTCGTCGCCGGGATCGGCGTCTTCGCCTACCTCATCGCCAAGCGCTACGGGACCCCGTTCGTCGTCGCGCGCAAGATCGGCCTGGGCGGGCTGGTCTTCGTGCTCGGCCGCTTCGCGGTCGTCGTCGTGCACGAGGCCGCGCACGCGCTGACGATGGCCTCGTTCGGACGGCGCATCGAGCGGGCGGGGATCAAGCTGATCCTGCTGTTCCCCTATGCCTTCGTCGACACGTCGCAGGCGTGGTTCGAGCCGCGGCGCCGGCGGATCGCGGTCAGCGCCGCGGGGCCGGTGAGCGACTTCACGCTCGGCGGGATCTTCGCGGTGGTCTGCCTGCTCCTGGGGGCGGGCACGCTGCGCGACATCTTCTTCCAGCTGGCCCTCGCGGCCTACGTCGGCGCGTTCTTCAACCTCAACCCGTTCCTGGACCGCGACGGCTACCAGATCCTCGTCGACGTCCTGCGCGAGCCCGGGCTGCGGCGGCGGTCCAAGGAGCAGTTCCAGCGCCTGCTGTCGGGCGGGCCGCGACGCGAGACCGACTCGCCGGCGCTGGCCCGGTACGCCGCGGCCGGCGTTGTGTGGTCGGTCGTGGCCGTGGGGTTCGCGGTCGTGTTCACGCTGCGCTACCGGCCGGTCCTGGACGCGGTGACCTCGACCGCGCTGGTGTGGACGGCGCTGGGCTGCCTGTGGCTCATGCTGTTCATCCCGGTCGTGTGGTCGCTGGCCCGGCCGCTCTGGCACCGCAGCGAGCGCCTGCCGTCGGAGGTGCGGCGTGTCAAGCTCTGA
- a CDS encoding VgrG-related protein: protein MSATATQHVASYDLIVDGQDLAQDQKDRVTEVRVVDHLRLPDACTVHVVYPRGDGIDTMPFDIGSTLEVGLGARQALAPVTLFKGRIVTLEPEFGTGGCSVVVRAYDRSHELHRSRVTRTFQNQTSSDIVAKIAADAGLQARCEASGEPHDFMQQDNETDWDFIWRLAERIGFEFVVADEVAHFRRPAADAEVELEWPVSLRSFRPRLTAVQQVQEVTLLAFDPKTDQAISSTATTPNQIARIGIDRGSVAGAFDGGAVHIATEPVKNGAEADALAQALLDKLANGYIAADGIAPGNPRIRAGAAVAVKGVGTKFGGTYRVATSTHVLRGGGAYETHFANSPSHTILGAVGAGAAPPRFGDHLAIGIVTNNDDPEGMGRVRCSYPALGDDVEGTWAPIASPGAGSGRGMMMLPVTGDEVLVAFEHGDTTRPYVLGALFNGVDQPGGDLLGAKDGSFAVLSDHKVHLASAEDFEVLSGGALTITVSGATGLAGTGAITVESQSDAVGVKGATEVTIEGTTGLTLKCGGSSIQLSPAGVTISGTAVSIG from the coding sequence ATGAGCGCGACCGCCACCCAGCACGTCGCCAGCTACGACCTCATCGTCGACGGCCAGGACCTCGCCCAGGACCAGAAGGACCGCGTCACGGAGGTCCGCGTGGTCGACCACCTGCGGCTGCCCGACGCCTGCACGGTGCACGTCGTCTACCCGCGCGGCGACGGCATCGACACCATGCCCTTCGACATCGGCTCCACGCTGGAGGTCGGCCTGGGCGCCCGCCAGGCGCTCGCCCCCGTGACGCTGTTCAAGGGGCGCATCGTGACGCTCGAGCCCGAGTTCGGCACGGGCGGCTGCAGCGTCGTGGTGCGCGCCTACGACCGCTCGCACGAGCTGCACCGCTCGCGCGTGACGCGGACGTTCCAGAACCAGACGTCGAGCGACATCGTGGCCAAGATCGCGGCCGACGCCGGACTGCAGGCCCGGTGCGAGGCCAGCGGTGAGCCGCACGACTTCATGCAGCAGGACAACGAGACCGACTGGGACTTCATCTGGCGGCTGGCCGAGCGGATCGGCTTCGAGTTCGTCGTCGCCGACGAGGTCGCGCACTTCCGCCGACCCGCGGCCGACGCCGAGGTCGAGCTGGAGTGGCCGGTCTCCCTGCGCAGCTTCCGCCCGCGGCTGACCGCCGTGCAGCAGGTCCAGGAGGTCACGCTGCTGGCCTTCGACCCCAAGACCGACCAGGCGATCTCCTCCACGGCCACGACGCCCAACCAGATCGCGCGCATCGGCATCGACCGCGGCAGCGTCGCCGGGGCGTTCGACGGCGGCGCGGTCCACATCGCCACCGAGCCGGTCAAGAACGGGGCTGAGGCCGACGCGCTGGCCCAGGCGCTCCTGGACAAGCTCGCCAACGGCTACATCGCCGCCGACGGGATCGCTCCGGGCAATCCCAGGATCCGGGCGGGGGCAGCGGTCGCCGTCAAGGGCGTGGGCACGAAGTTCGGCGGGACCTACCGCGTGGCGACCTCGACGCACGTCCTGCGCGGCGGCGGGGCCTACGAGACGCACTTCGCCAACTCGCCGTCGCACACGATCCTCGGCGCCGTGGGCGCCGGCGCCGCGCCGCCGCGCTTCGGCGACCACCTGGCGATCGGCATCGTCACCAACAACGACGACCCCGAGGGGATGGGCCGGGTGCGCTGCAGCTACCCGGCGCTCGGCGACGACGTCGAGGGGACCTGGGCGCCCATCGCCTCGCCGGGGGCCGGATCGGGCCGCGGGATGATGATGCTGCCCGTCACCGGCGACGAGGTGCTCGTGGCCTTCGAGCACGGCGACACGACGCGGCCCTACGTGCTCGGCGCGCTCTTCAACGGCGTCGACCAGCCCGGCGGCGACCTGCTCGGCGCCAAGGACGGGTCCTTCGCCGTGCTCAGCGACCACAAGGTCCACCTGGCCTCCGCCGAGGACTTCGAGGTGCTCAGCGGCGGCGCGCTGACGATCACGGTCTCGGGCGCGACCGGCCTGGCCGGGACCGGCGCGATCACCGTCGAGAGCCAGTCCGACGCGGTCGGCGTCAAGGGCGCGACCGAGGTGACCATCGAGGGCACGACGGGCCTGACGCTGAAGTGCGGCGGGTCGTCGATCCAACTGTCGCCGGCCGGCGTGACGATCAGCGGCACGGCCGTGAGCATCGGGTAG
- a CDS encoding phage tail sheath family protein, which translates to MPTYLTPGVYVEEIPSANKPIEGVGTAVAAFVGLAPGGPVNTAMRISNWSQFARLYGDPQNPENGPFMEGAYLAHSVYGFFQNGGSLCWIVRVGADGAAEKPRAALPAATDRGVEALRAVALEGAPEPVSVEIVEDPSVAEESEKEGAEITYTVTISAGNDREEYPGVSLKKGRNNLATKINGASKLVKIEETGASLPDTRVAPGKYLLSAPPSAPNAISATDFEGDVASRRGMGGLAAIDEITMVVMPDAMTLNGDGSQLRDLQGKMIAHAENSGDRLAILDAPPDLLPQDVLEWRMNTAGYDSKMAALYYPWIEVMDPLTKRPLMVPPSGHVAGVWCRVDETRGVHKAPANEVILGANGLGFQVTQAEQGGLNKVGINCIRAFPGRGIRIWGARTLSSDPEWRYINVRRLFNYVSESIMEGTQWSVFEPNDQMLWMSLKIAAQNFLMRTWRSGALFGSTPGEAFFVKCDAETNPPEVIEAGQVVCEIGIAPVKPAEFVIFRLSQFTGGGGEGEVSE; encoded by the coding sequence ATGCCGACCTATCTCACGCCGGGCGTGTACGTCGAGGAGATCCCCTCGGCGAACAAGCCGATCGAGGGCGTGGGCACCGCGGTGGCGGCCTTCGTGGGCCTGGCCCCCGGAGGCCCGGTCAACACCGCGATGCGGATCTCGAACTGGAGCCAGTTCGCGCGGCTCTACGGCGATCCGCAGAACCCCGAGAACGGACCGTTCATGGAGGGCGCCTACCTCGCGCACTCCGTCTACGGGTTCTTCCAGAACGGCGGCTCGCTGTGCTGGATCGTCCGCGTCGGCGCCGACGGCGCCGCCGAGAAGCCGCGCGCCGCGCTGCCCGCCGCGACCGACCGCGGTGTGGAGGCGCTGCGCGCCGTCGCCCTCGAGGGCGCGCCGGAGCCGGTCAGCGTCGAGATCGTCGAGGACCCGTCCGTCGCCGAGGAGTCCGAGAAGGAGGGCGCCGAGATCACCTACACGGTGACCATCAGCGCCGGCAACGACCGGGAGGAGTACCCGGGCGTCTCGCTCAAGAAGGGCCGCAACAACCTCGCGACCAAGATCAACGGCGCCTCCAAGCTCGTCAAGATCGAGGAGACCGGCGCGTCGCTGCCCGACACGCGCGTGGCGCCCGGCAAGTACCTGCTGTCGGCCCCGCCGTCGGCGCCCAACGCCATCAGCGCCACCGACTTCGAGGGCGACGTCGCCTCCCGCAGGGGCATGGGCGGCCTCGCCGCGATCGACGAGATCACGATGGTCGTGATGCCCGACGCGATGACGCTCAACGGCGACGGGTCCCAGCTGCGCGACCTGCAGGGCAAGATGATCGCCCACGCCGAGAACTCCGGCGACCGCCTCGCGATCCTCGACGCGCCGCCCGACCTGCTGCCCCAGGACGTCCTGGAATGGCGGATGAACACCGCGGGCTACGACTCCAAGATGGCCGCGCTCTACTACCCGTGGATCGAGGTCATGGACCCGCTGACCAAGCGGCCGCTCATGGTCCCGCCGTCCGGGCACGTCGCGGGCGTGTGGTGCCGCGTCGACGAGACCCGCGGCGTCCACAAGGCGCCGGCCAACGAGGTCATCCTCGGCGCCAACGGTCTCGGCTTCCAGGTCACCCAGGCCGAGCAGGGCGGCCTGAACAAGGTGGGGATCAACTGCATCCGGGCGTTCCCCGGGCGCGGCATCCGCATCTGGGGCGCGCGCACGCTGTCCAGCGATCCCGAGTGGCGCTACATCAACGTCCGCAGGCTCTTCAACTACGTCTCGGAGTCGATCATGGAGGGCACGCAGTGGAGCGTGTTCGAGCCCAACGACCAGATGCTGTGGATGTCGTTGAAGATCGCCGCCCAGAACTTCCTCATGCGCACGTGGCGCAGCGGGGCGCTCTTCGGGTCGACGCCGGGCGAGGCGTTCTTCGTCAAGTGCGACGCCGAGACCAACCCGCCTGAGGTCATCGAGGCCGGGCAGGTGGTCTGCGAGATCGGCATCGCGCCCGTCAAGCCCGCCGAGTTCGTGATCTTCCGCCTCAGCCAGTTCACCGGCGGCGGCGGCGAGGGCGAGGTCAGCGAATGA
- a CDS encoding PASTA domain-containing protein → MRTCASCGRQNPDDQDFCACGEYLRWDPTSFVPAVAAPEPPPPAGEEAPAAAGVPVTPPPAAPVGPAPPAGGAPPPPPAPPAAAPPPIAPDAVALTLRLPDGSYGETEGTVTVALEPGGRAMVRALVRNQDAIVDNYDLGVVGLPDGWWSVSPPTLYLVPMGAGGTYEQEVEVRIHPPRTPEAQARTWSFDVVVHSRAHGAQAAAAPASAELAPYQDVRTDLTPDRRRGRRRATFSFGVENRANAPISVALQAQDADGEVRFHFAQPTVAIDPGERVEVPLVARPPKPIWIGRPVDRRFEATAAPQTSDLVVAPQGGTFRQAPWLPVWLMTAFTVLVAVVAAVLLLLPKNVTVPDLTRAPSRFAAEQQLVKAGLAPIPNVTTVTGTGQPGAIIAQTPQAGKKVKRGSKVTIQVVVGSGQQPVPSVVGLKVQDAAVALDTAGFKLGEMLPPPPDPQATIGSQIPAAGKPARPGDAIMVFVVHGAPAAASTAAAASSTAPGAAAGAAAGAGAAAGTAPVAGGKPVAIPKVAGKPVAAAAAALAAAKLLPTEVQRYDASRAGTLVRTVPAAGAKVPAGSQVQLIVSAGFPTLLFDTPAGLMSIGGAGGQATQVAGTKAGDTEPTWSADGTRIAYVSGPDIILAEPGKPGAAILHRAGSTFRDPAFAPSGRVLAVVRRTGDDGDLCLAAVAVTTAEDCIAEPNTDVGRSVSWSPDGRQLLVAGHPKGDPNTFGLVLYRSAVPFSAKAADWGKGDVVTDATRPGVGALAGAFSPDGRQLAVAANTAGGGFQLFVTTADDFKLSKAKPYNVAACLVSWRPDGLELAIVANPGCRDGVDGQIARFAPAQPDRTVPLAASGAHPAWQPLSTGG, encoded by the coding sequence GTGCGGACGTGCGCGAGCTGTGGGCGCCAGAACCCCGACGACCAGGACTTCTGCGCGTGCGGCGAGTACCTGCGCTGGGACCCCACGAGCTTCGTGCCGGCCGTCGCCGCGCCCGAGCCCCCGCCGCCGGCCGGGGAGGAGGCCCCGGCCGCCGCCGGCGTCCCGGTCACGCCGCCGCCCGCGGCCCCCGTCGGGCCTGCGCCGCCGGCCGGCGGCGCCCCGCCGCCGCCACCGGCGCCGCCGGCCGCCGCGCCACCGCCGATCGCCCCCGACGCCGTCGCGCTGACGCTGCGGCTGCCCGATGGCAGCTACGGCGAGACGGAGGGCACGGTGACCGTCGCGCTGGAGCCGGGCGGGCGGGCCATGGTCCGCGCCCTGGTGCGCAACCAGGACGCGATCGTCGACAACTACGACCTCGGCGTGGTCGGGCTGCCCGACGGCTGGTGGAGCGTGTCGCCCCCGACGCTGTACCTCGTCCCCATGGGCGCGGGCGGGACCTACGAGCAGGAGGTCGAGGTCCGCATCCATCCGCCGCGCACGCCCGAGGCCCAGGCGCGCACGTGGTCCTTCGACGTCGTCGTGCACTCCCGGGCGCACGGCGCGCAGGCGGCCGCGGCGCCCGCCAGCGCCGAGCTCGCGCCCTACCAGGACGTCCGCACCGACCTGACGCCCGACCGCCGCCGCGGCCGGCGGCGGGCGACGTTCTCCTTCGGCGTCGAGAACCGCGCCAACGCGCCGATCAGCGTGGCGCTGCAGGCCCAGGACGCCGACGGCGAGGTGCGGTTCCACTTCGCCCAGCCGACGGTGGCGATCGATCCGGGCGAGCGCGTCGAGGTCCCGCTCGTCGCGCGCCCGCCCAAGCCGATCTGGATCGGCAGGCCGGTCGACCGGCGCTTCGAGGCGACCGCCGCGCCGCAGACCAGCGACCTCGTCGTCGCGCCCCAGGGGGGCACGTTCCGGCAGGCGCCGTGGCTGCCGGTGTGGCTCATGACGGCCTTCACCGTGCTCGTCGCGGTCGTCGCCGCGGTGCTGCTCCTGCTGCCCAAGAACGTCACGGTCCCCGACCTCACGCGCGCGCCCTCGCGCTTCGCCGCCGAGCAGCAGCTCGTCAAGGCCGGCCTGGCGCCGATCCCCAACGTGACGACGGTGACGGGCACGGGCCAGCCCGGGGCGATCATCGCCCAGACCCCGCAGGCCGGCAAGAAGGTCAAGCGCGGCAGCAAGGTCACGATCCAGGTCGTGGTCGGCAGCGGTCAGCAGCCCGTGCCGTCCGTCGTGGGCCTCAAGGTCCAGGACGCTGCCGTGGCGCTCGACACGGCCGGGTTCAAGCTGGGCGAGATGCTGCCGCCGCCGCCCGACCCGCAGGCGACGATCGGCAGCCAGATCCCCGCCGCGGGCAAGCCGGCCCGGCCCGGCGACGCGATCATGGTGTTCGTCGTCCACGGCGCACCCGCCGCCGCGAGCACGGCGGCGGCCGCCAGCAGCACCGCACCCGGCGCCGCCGCCGGAGCGGCCGCGGGCGCCGGCGCCGCCGCGGGCACCGCGCCCGTGGCGGGCGGCAAGCCGGTGGCGATCCCCAAGGTGGCGGGCAAGCCCGTCGCCGCCGCGGCCGCCGCGCTGGCCGCCGCCAAGCTGCTGCCCACCGAGGTCCAGCGCTACGACGCCTCCAGGGCCGGCACGCTCGTGCGCACCGTGCCCGCGGCGGGCGCCAAGGTCCCCGCGGGCAGCCAGGTGCAGCTCATCGTCTCGGCCGGCTTCCCGACCCTCCTGTTCGACACGCCCGCGGGCCTCATGAGCATCGGCGGCGCGGGCGGGCAGGCGACGCAGGTCGCCGGGACCAAGGCCGGCGACACCGAGCCGACGTGGAGCGCCGACGGCACCCGCATCGCCTACGTCAGCGGCCCGGACATCATCCTGGCCGAGCCGGGCAAGCCCGGCGCCGCGATCCTCCACAGGGCCGGCTCGACGTTCCGCGACCCCGCGTTCGCCCCGTCGGGCCGCGTGCTGGCCGTCGTCCGCCGCACGGGCGACGACGGCGACCTGTGCCTGGCGGCGGTCGCGGTCACGACGGCCGAGGACTGCATCGCCGAGCCGAACACCGACGTCGGGCGCTCGGTGAGCTGGTCGCCCGACGGGCGCCAGCTCCTCGTCGCCGGCCACCCCAAGGGCGACCCCAACACGTTCGGCCTGGTCCTGTACCGCAGCGCGGTGCCGTTCTCGGCCAAGGCCGCCGACTGGGGCAAGGGCGACGTCGTGACCGACGCCACGCGGCCGGGCGTCGGCGCGCTGGCCGGGGCCTTCTCGCCCGACGGCAGGCAGCTCGCGGTCGCCGCGAACACGGCGGGCGGCGGCTTCCAGCTCTTCGTCACCACGGCCGACGACTTCAAGCTGTCCAAGGCCAAGCCCTACAACGTGGCGGCCTGCCTGGTCAGCTGGCGTCCCGATGGGCTCGAGCTCGCGATCGTCGCCAACCCGGGCTGCCGCGACGGCGTCGACGGGCAGATCGCCCGGTTCGCGCCGGCCCAGCCCGACCGCACCGTGCCGCTGGCCGCCAGCGGCGCCCACCCGGCCTGGCAGCCGCTGAGCACGGGCGGCTGA
- a CDS encoding phage tail protein — translation MPPTGQIQQAITSYNFVLKIPDIDTIGFFHHCAGLELSFEVLEYREGGNNDFVHHLPGRIQYPNLVLSRGLTNEDALLKWFWATHTQAERKEVTLTFGGGDTSRTWTFADAFPVKWTGPTGTHDGSAVAVETLEIAHSGLKMV, via the coding sequence ATGCCTCCAACCGGCCAGATCCAGCAGGCGATCACCAGCTACAACTTCGTGTTGAAGATCCCGGACATCGACACGATCGGGTTCTTCCACCACTGCGCGGGGCTCGAGCTCAGCTTCGAGGTCCTCGAATACCGCGAGGGGGGCAACAACGACTTCGTCCACCACCTCCCCGGGCGCATCCAGTACCCCAACCTGGTGCTCTCGCGGGGGCTGACGAACGAGGACGCGCTGCTCAAGTGGTTCTGGGCCACCCACACCCAGGCCGAGCGCAAGGAGGTCACGTTGACCTTCGGCGGCGGCGACACGTCGCGCACGTGGACGTTCGCCGACGCGTTCCCCGTCAAGTGGACGGGCCCGACCGGTACGCACGACGGCTCGGCGGTGGCGGTCGAGACGCTCGAGATCGCCCACTCCGGCCTGAAGATGGTCTGA
- a CDS encoding phage tail protein, which yields MSDQVVTPGTHFKLDLGGKESGLLFKSASMPTGTLALGDFQTSDGNGGPVQSCGGGTKVQWSDVTLMRGVDKDQELYNWFKDVKEKGVCSDTQLDIKIIALDSQNEPLKTWSLTGAVISSYGMSGVDAESGAILTEQVSIKFTDATLES from the coding sequence ATGTCTGACCAGGTGGTCACCCCCGGTACCCACTTCAAGCTCGACCTCGGCGGCAAGGAGAGCGGGCTGCTGTTCAAGTCGGCCTCGATGCCGACCGGCACGCTGGCCCTCGGCGACTTCCAGACCTCCGACGGCAACGGCGGCCCGGTCCAGAGCTGCGGCGGCGGCACCAAGGTGCAGTGGTCCGACGTCACGCTCATGCGCGGCGTCGACAAGGACCAGGAGCTCTACAACTGGTTCAAGGACGTCAAGGAGAAGGGCGTCTGCTCCGACACCCAGCTCGACATCAAGATCATCGCGCTCGACAGCCAGAACGAGCCGCTGAAGACCTGGAGCCTGACCGGGGCGGTCATCAGCTCCTACGGGATGAGCGGCGTCGACGCCGAGAGCGGCGCGATCCTGACCGAGCAGGTCTCGATCAAGTTCACCGACGCGACGCTCGAGTCCTAG
- a CDS encoding GPW/gp25 family protein, translating to MSDVLGSGLAFPLSVDHRGAVAMARGEADVEQALEIILGTAPGERPMRPEFGCEVHDFVFDAIDAAMVGRMETAIRRALDRWEPRVEVTGIDFDLGSVGEGRLDITIGYRIRATNHQRNLVYPFYVIPAEEGD from the coding sequence ATGTCCGACGTCCTCGGATCAGGGCTGGCGTTCCCGCTCTCCGTCGACCATCGCGGAGCCGTGGCGATGGCACGCGGGGAGGCCGACGTCGAGCAGGCCCTGGAGATCATCCTCGGCACGGCGCCCGGCGAGCGGCCGATGCGTCCCGAGTTCGGCTGCGAGGTCCACGACTTCGTCTTCGACGCGATCGACGCGGCCATGGTCGGGCGCATGGAGACCGCGATCCGCCGTGCGCTGGACCGCTGGGAGCCGCGGGTCGAGGTCACCGGGATCGACTTCGACCTGGGCAGCGTGGGGGAGGGGCGCCTGGACATCACGATCGGCTACCGGATCCGGGCGACCAACCACCAGCGCAACCTCGTCTACCCCTTCTACGTCATCCCGGCGGAGGAGGGGGACTGA
- a CDS encoding CIS tube protein, whose product MPIPQGFQRARLEIDGGDAIECAFNPQSYTVSKTNIWNFKPTTGVDLPPGEFGGGLPRRTTLSLLLDVSLLAPDQSVKDMTNKLLKMMETGGGGGGGGGSVPPFVTFRWGSVDLPKSVPVSLTIQHTLFHPNGEPIRATVDLELAQAEKASTASSSGANQAQNPTTRAAGDLRVHRVRDGDSLPAIAYDAYGDATRWRVIAEANGIDDPLRLRRGAELTIPRVPT is encoded by the coding sequence GTGCCGATCCCCCAGGGCTTCCAGCGTGCGCGGCTCGAGATCGACGGCGGGGACGCGATCGAGTGCGCGTTCAACCCCCAGAGCTACACGGTCAGCAAGACCAACATCTGGAACTTCAAGCCGACGACCGGGGTCGACCTGCCACCGGGGGAGTTCGGCGGCGGGCTTCCCCGGCGCACGACGCTGTCGCTGCTGCTCGACGTGTCCCTCCTGGCGCCCGACCAGAGTGTCAAGGACATGACCAACAAGCTGCTCAAGATGATGGAGACGGGCGGCGGGGGCGGGGGCGGCGGCGGCTCGGTCCCGCCGTTCGTGACGTTCCGCTGGGGGTCGGTCGACCTGCCGAAGTCCGTGCCCGTGTCGCTGACGATCCAGCACACGCTGTTCCACCCCAACGGCGAGCCCATCCGCGCCACCGTCGACCTCGAGCTCGCCCAGGCCGAGAAGGCGTCGACGGCGTCCTCGTCGGGCGCCAACCAGGCCCAGAACCCGACGACCCGCGCCGCGGGCGACCTGCGCGTGCACCGCGTCCGCGACGGCGACTCGCTGCCGGCCATCGCCTACGACGCCTACGGCGACGCGACGCGCTGGCGGGTCATCGCCGAGGCCAACGGGATCGACGACCCGCTGCGCCTGCGCCGCGGCGCCGAGCTGACGATCCCCCGGGTGCCCACATGA